CCTGGAACGGCGCGGGGATGACGGTCTCCATCTTCATCGACTCGAGGACCAGCACAGGTGAGCCGGCGGCGACCTCCTCACCGACGGCGACCGGAGTCGCGACGACCAGGGCGGGCGCGGGCGAGCGCAGCACGCCGCCCTCGTCGCGACTGACGCGGTGGGTGACGCCGTCGACCTCGACGAGGTGCACCGGGCCGTGGGTGGCCGTGATGATCCGGTGGGTGCGGCCCCGCACCGTCATCCGGCTGGCATAGGAGTCGATGCGGTCGAGGTCGGCGTCGACGACGCTCTCCTCGGCCCCGTTGCCGATGGCGACGCGGAAGCGGTGCGGGCCCGTGCGGGCCACGGTGACCTTGTATGCCGTGCCGCGCAGCTTGAGGTCGATGGCGCGCCCGACCTGGTGCTGCACCTGGGGTCGCCCGCCGTGGGCGGTCTCGAGGAGCCGGGCGCGCTCGACGGCCTCGGCCTCTTCGTAGCCCTCGATGCCCGCGGCCACGAGCGCGATCCCGGAGTGGCGGTGGGAGACCAGCCGGCCCTCGGCCCGCACCCGGTCGATCCAGCCGGTGTCGGCGGTGCCGTCGACGACCTCGGGCTGGTCGAGCAGGTCGAGGATGAAGCTCTTGTTGGTGGCGCCGCCCTCGATGACCACGGTCGTCTCGCCCATGGCGCGGCGCAGGCGGGCCAGGGCCTCCTCGCGGGTGCGGCCGTAGGCGATGATCTTGGCGATCATCGAGTCGAAGTCGGCGGGGATCGAGTCGCCCTCACCCACGCCGGTGTCGACCCGGATGCCCGGGCCGGCCGGCAGGTCGAGCAGCGTGATCCGACCGGGCGACGGGGCGAAGTCGCGGTCGGGGTCCTCGGCGTTGAGGCGGGCCTCGACCGCGTGGCCGGTCTCCAGCGGACGCTCGCCCTCGAGGCGGCCTCCGGCTGCTACGTGGATCTGTGCCTTGACGAGGTCCATGTCGGTGGTGGCCTCGGTGATGGGGTGCTCCACCTGGAGGCGGGTGTTCACCTCGAGGAAGGCGAAGAAGCGCTCGCCCGGGTGGTAGAGGAACTCGACGGTGCCGGCGCCGGCATACCCCACGGCAACGGCGAGCCGCTCGGCACTGGCCTTGAGCTCGGCGACCTGGTCCGCGTCGAGCACCGGCGAGGCGGACTCCTCGACCACCTTCTGGTTGCGCCGTTGCACCGAGCAGTCGCGGACGCCGACCGCCCAGGCCGTGCCCTGGCCGTCGGCGATGACCTGCACCTCCACGTGACGCGCGCCGGTCACGAGCTTCTCGAGGAAGACGACGCCGGAGCCGAACGCGCGCTCGGCCTCGTCGCGGGTGCGGTGGTAGGCGTCGGCGAGGTCGGCGTCGGAGGTGACCTTGCGGATGCCGCGGCCCCCACCGCCCGCGGTCGCCTTGAGCATCAGCGGGTAGCCGATCCGGGCCGCCGCCGCCGTGGCCTCCTCCAAGGTGTCGACGCCGCCCCGGCTCCACGGGGCGACGGGAACCCCGACCTCCTCGGCAATGAGCTTGGAGCCGATCTTGTCGCCGAGCCTGCGCATGGCCTCGGCGCTAGGCCCGATGAACGTCACGCCGATGCGGGCACACAGGTCGGCGAACGCCGGGTCCTCGGCCACGAAGCCCCAGCCGACCCAGGCGGCGTCGGCACCGGTCTCGACGAGGGCGCGCTCGAGCACGGCGTGGTTGATGTAGGGCCGCTCACTGGCCGGGCCGAGGCTGTAGGAGAGGTCGGCCTCACGCACGAACATCGCCTTGCGCTCACCCTCGGTGTAGAGGGCGACCGTCTCGATGCGCTCGTCGTCCGGCTGCTCGGCATTGAGGTCGCGCACCGCGTGGATGAGCCGCATCGCGGCCTCGCCCCGGTTGACGATGGCAATGCGACGGAACATCGAGGCGCCCTCCACGTGTCGATCTGTGTCTGGTGTGACCCGCGGCACAGGTCACGAGGCCGAGCCTGTCACGCCTTCCGGGTGACTCGCGAGTAATGCCGTCGCCCGGCCGCGGCACGACGCACCGGCCGGACCGGCCTCACGTCGGGTGGCCCGGCAGCTCCTCCGCCTCCTCGGCCGAGTCACGGCTCGTCACGAGCTCTCCCGCCACCAGGTCCGTCGTGTCGTGGGGCCGCTGCACGTACGCGTCGACGGCGGCCAGGAGCATCGCGGTGACCGGGATCGCGAGCAGGGCACCCCCGACGCCGAAGAGGGCCGACCCCAGCATCACCGAGCCGAAGGCCACGGCGGGATGCAGGTTGACGGCGCGGGCGCTGATCCTCGGCTCGAAGGTGAGGTTCTCGACCTGCTGGTAGAGGACGCCCCAGGCCAGTGCCGCGATGCCGGTCCAGGGCTGGGGGCTCGCCAGGCCCACCAGGACGGGGAGCACGATCGAGATGTAGGTGCCGATCGTGGGGACGAACTGGGCGACCACGCCGGTCCAGAGCCCGAGGGCGAGCCACGAGGGCAGGCCGATGAGCAGGAACACCAGCGCCGAGGTGGTGCCGTTGATGACCGCCAGCACCAGTCGGGCCGAGACGTAGCCCGCCGTCTTGGCCGTCGACAGGTCCCACACGCTGAGGAAGATCCGCTGGGGTCGCGCAGGCATCAGACCGGCCAGCCACGTCCGCAGCCGCGGCCCGTCGGCCGAGAGGTAGAAGCTCAGCAGGATGATGGCGAAGAACCCGAAGACGCCGGTCGCGAGTGAGCCCAGCACGGTCCAGAGCCCACCGAGCACGTCCTGGGCGTAGTTGGCGGCGTCCTCGGGGGTGAGCCGGATCGAGGACAGCAGGTCCGAGGAGCTGTAGTCGGTGCCCAGGCGGCGGTTCACCCAGCCCAGCACCGACTCGATCATGCTCGGCAGGCCGCGCAGCAGGGTGGCCGCCTGCTCGACGGCGAGGCTGCCGAAGGCGACCAGGAACCCCAGCGACAGCAGTCCCGCGGCGACCATCACCAGCGCGGTCGCGACGCCACGCGGCATACGGGTGGACAGGCGCCTGACCGCAGGCTCCATGGCGAGGGAGAGGAACCAGGCCATCACCACGGTGAAGAGCACCGAGCCGCCGTCGGCGAGCACGAAGCGCAGGAGCGCCAACAGGGCGACCAACGCTGCCAGCGTCAGCCCGACCCGCCACACGTTGGCCGGGACCAGCAGCACCCGGACCGTGTGCACAGGCGAACCGAGCCCCGTCCTCGGGTCAGGGCGAAGACCACCCGCCATCGGCACCTCCGGCGTCAGCACCTGTCCCGAGTGTGGCAGGCGACTGGGCACCGCGCCCGGCCTCAGCACACGTGCCCGTTCCGGGCACGACGAAGGCCCCGAACCAAGAGTCCTGGTCGGGGCCTTCATGCACGGTGGTGGCAGGTGAAGGATTCGAACCTTCGAAGCTTTCGCGACGGATTTACAGTCCGCTCCCATTGGCCGCTCGGGCAACCTGCCGTGTGCGCATGGAAGGATAGCAAGCAAGCCCGCGAATGCGAATTCGCCCCATCCGTCACGCCTCGAGAGGACTCGACCCATGGCAGACAGCTCGTTCGACATCGTCAGCAAGGTGGACAAGCAGGAGGTCGACAACGCGCTGAACCAGGCGGCCAAGGAGGTCGGCCAGCGCTACGACTTCCGAGGCGTCGGCGCCTCCATCGAGTGGAGCGGCGACAACGTGCTCATCAAGGCCAACACCGCCGAGCGTGTGCTGGCCGTGGTCGACGTCTTCGAGACCAAGCTGGTGCGCCGCGGCGTCTCGCTGAAGTCGATCGACTTCGGTGACAAGGAGCCGAAGCCGTCGGGCAAGGAGTACCGCCTCGAGGGCCCGCTCAAGGAGGGCATCTCGCAGGAGAACGCCAAGAAGATCTCCAAGATCATCCGCGACGAGGGCCCCAAGTCGGTCAAGGCCACGATCCAGGGCGACGAGCTGCGCGTGGTCAGCAAGTCCCGCGACGACCTCCAGGCCGTGCAGGCGCTGCTGAAGGGCAAGGACCTCGACGTCGCCCTGCAGTTCACCAACTACCGCTGACCCCGCACCGGGAGAGGTATGCCGTGCGGCACCGGCCCGCACGGCATACGTTGGGGAGCGCACGCGGTTCCCCAACCCCTTCAGGAGTGCCGATGTCTGACCAGCCCACCGAAGACCAGGTGCCCGGCGGCGGCCTGTCCGGCAACGAGGACGGCGCCTCCAGCGACGGCGACAGCGGTCCCGGCGGAGCCGGCGCCGGGAGCGAGGGCGGGGCACCGGCCGAGGACGAGGCCCGCG
This Knoellia sp. p5-6-4 DNA region includes the following protein-coding sequences:
- a CDS encoding AI-2E family transporter; translation: MHTVRVLLVPANVWRVGLTLAALVALLALLRFVLADGGSVLFTVVMAWFLSLAMEPAVRRLSTRMPRGVATALVMVAAGLLSLGFLVAFGSLAVEQAATLLRGLPSMIESVLGWVNRRLGTDYSSSDLLSSIRLTPEDAANYAQDVLGGLWTVLGSLATGVFGFFAIILLSFYLSADGPRLRTWLAGLMPARPQRIFLSVWDLSTAKTAGYVSARLVLAVINGTTSALVFLLIGLPSWLALGLWTGVVAQFVPTIGTYISIVLPVLVGLASPQPWTGIAALAWGVLYQQVENLTFEPRISARAVNLHPAVAFGSVMLGSALFGVGGALLAIPVTAMLLAAVDAYVQRPHDTTDLVAGELVTSRDSAEEAEELPGHPT
- a CDS encoding YajQ family cyclic di-GMP-binding protein; translated protein: MADSSFDIVSKVDKQEVDNALNQAAKEVGQRYDFRGVGASIEWSGDNVLIKANTAERVLAVVDVFETKLVRRGVSLKSIDFGDKEPKPSGKEYRLEGPLKEGISQENAKKISKIIRDEGPKSVKATIQGDELRVVSKSRDDLQAVQALLKGKDLDVALQFTNYR